The Pandoraea vervacti DNA window GCACCGATCACCCGCTCGCCTCGCAGGCGGCAGTGCACTGGTCAGAACTCACCGGCGAGAATCTCGTGCTGCTCAACCAGAGCTCGGGCAGCCGTGCACTGATCGATCGCGCGCTCACCACGCAAAAGGTGCAGGGCACCATCACGCAGGAGCTGGGACACGTCAGCACCATCTTCCGCATGGTGCAGGAGGGGCTGGGGGTGAGCGTGCTGCCGCCGCTGGCCTTGCCGCTGCCGGAGAACTCCACGCTCGCGGTGCGTCCGTTGCTGCCCGCGTTCGAGCGCAACATCGTGCTCGTGCGTCGCAAGAACCGGTCGCTCTCGCCGGTGGCGCATACCGTGTGGGAACTGATTCATCGGGTCGTGCGTGAGCGCAACAAGGGATTCGCGATGGCAATGGAGCCGTCGCAAACTGCTTCGCCGATCTCCGCTAGCTGAATCTTCGATTCGAATCAAAGACTTGTGTCCCCTCATCAAGGGCTTGTCCACAGACTTGAACACAAAATCTGTGGATAAGCTGGCGGCGCTGGCGAGCGATTTGCCCGCGAGTGCCGCCGTCTGATAGCCTTCCCCAAAAATCCCATACCGATCAAGCGCTTGGGTTGGCGCGTCTGCCCGTTGTCCACAGCCTTGTGAACAAAAACGGTGGATAAGTCGATGCCGCCATGACGCGCGAGGACCGTTTTGGTGCGTTTCATGCGTTTGGTGCGTTTGGTGCGTTTGGCGATGCGACGGCGCGCGGTGCTTCGTTCACCGTCGCATTGACGTGAGAACGGACGCGGGTTACGGACCATGTTGTGCAAGGTGCACTGTGTTGTCACGCAGAGTGCGCTAGAATTCTCAACATCGATTGCAAGTTCCACAACGCTGGCACTTCGCACATTACTTCGCACATTTCGCGTCAGACGACGTTCCAGCGATATTCCATCGACACGGTCAAGACAGCGTTCTGCGCCGTGTCAGTCCCATACTTCTCCGATTCCGATGACTTCTGAAACAGCGAAGCCACGCCCGGGCTTTTGGCCTGCACGCGCGGCAACGATGGCATTACTCTTTTGCAGCGGTTTTCTTTATGCGACGTGGGGCGTTCATGTGCCCACCGTCAAGGCGATGTTCGACCTGAACGACGCGAGTCTGTCGGTGGCGATGTTCGCCGTGGCCGGTGGCGCGATCGTCACCATGTCGCGCATGGCGCGTTGGGTCGGGCGCGCCGGTAGCCAGCGCGCAAGTCTGCACGCCGGGATCGCGCTCGCGCTGACCAGCGCCTTCCTGCTGTCGATGCCCAACTATTGGGGCCTCGTGGCATGGCTGGCGTTGTACGGCGCGGCGAACGCGACGTACGACGTCGCAGTGAACGCCCAGGCCGCCACGCTCGAAGCGCGCTATCGCAAGCCCATCATGGCGTCGCTGCACGGGTGTTTCAGCCTGGGCGGCATGGCGGGCGCGCTGGTCGGCGGTGCGTGGCTCGCCCATCAGGGCTCGCCGCAGTGGCACGTCGGGTTGGCGGCGCTCGGGTGCGCGGTCGTGATTGTCATTGGCGCCCGGTTCATGCAACCGGACATGTTGCCGGGAGAGGCCCCGGTGGCGAACGCGCAGGCTGGGACACCTGCGCGAAAGCACACGCCTGCGCCCTTGCTCGACGATGCAGCCCGCCGCAAACTCAACCGCAAGCTCACGGGCTTCGGCGTGCTCGCGTTCCTTGGTCTGGTGGTGGAGGGCGCGATGTACGACTGGACGGCCGTGTACATGCGCGAAGTCGTTGCTGCCCAGGGCGCGTGGATCGGTGCAGGATACGCGGCATTTTCCGTGGGCATGGCGGCGGGGCGCTTTGGTGGCGATCCGGTGCGCGCGCGCATGGGCGGTGCACGTTTGCTGCGCGTGAGCAGTCTGCTTTGCGTGGCTGGGGTCCTGCTGGCGCTGTTCTGGCGTGAGCCCTTGGCGGCCGTGGTGGGCTTTGCGCTCGCCGGACTCGGTCTGTCGAACGTCATGCCGGTCATGTTCGCGGCGTCGGGCGAAGTGGCGCGAAGTGCCGGAATGGCAAGCGCCGAGGCGATTGCGGTAATGGCGCGCCTGGCCTATCTGGGGTTGCTGGTCGGGCCGGTGCTGATCGGCGCGATTGCGCATGGCGTCGATCTGCCGGTGGCGCTGGGCGTGGGGCTGCTGTGCATCGTGCCGATCGCTGTGCTCGCGCCGAAGATGCTGGCCGGGGTCGACGGGCGCGCCGATACGCCTCGTTAGGCCCTGACAGGCCCCGACAGGCCCCCCCATTAGGCCCCGTCAGCCCCCGACGACAGACTGACTGACGATCACGCGCGCCGCTGACGTTACTTCAGCGTGAGCGCGACTTCGCCGACGCCCTCGATCACGCCCCGCAGCTCGCCCTTGCCGCTCGCGGGGATCATGCCGACGTACGAGCCGCAGGTAACGATCGCGCCCGCGCGCATGGTGATGCCGCGTTTGCCGTTGTGGTTGACGAGCCACGTGAGCAACGCACGCGGGTCACCGCCGGTATTGAAGACCTTGGGCGGCGTGATGTCCTGGCCGTCCAGCGTGAAAGCGGCCTTCGGCGTGAGGTAGTCGTAGCCGGCGTCGTAACGGCGACCGCTACCGATCACCAGCGCCCCGTTGTTCTGCAGATCCGCCAGCGCGAATCGGCTGTCGAGTCCCTTCCCGGCGAAGCGGCTGTCGGTAATCTCGATGGTCGCGAGCATGTCGTCCACGAACATCATGGCTTCGCGTTCGTCGTAATTTCCCGGCTTGATGTCGCGCGCGAGGCGGAAGGCGATTTCGAGCTCGAGCCCCGGGCGGAAGAAGTCGTCGAGTGCGAGCACGCCACCGGCGTTGCTCACCACGGACGCCGGAATCGGCGCGCAATTGGGCAGATCGGTCGGCGTCTTCGCACCGACTTTCCATGCGGCAATGGTCTCGCCGAGCAAGTCGAGCGTGCGAAGCTGCACGGCGTAAGCGGCGTTGGCATCGACCGGCAGCAAGGCAGCGGCGGGCGAGTCGATCGGCGTGTCGCCGCGGCGCGTGTCGGCGAGCAGGCGCGCCAGCGATTCGACGGCGGGTTGGGTCTCGAACATCTTGCAAATCTCCTGAGGGAAGGGCGATGCGCCGCTCGGACGCCGGCGGCATGTGGACCACATCGTATACAAAATTCGTGCGATGTTGCGCTGCGGCGCGAACGTGTCGCTTTCTCGGTGAAAACATCACATAACGTAGTCAAAATGACGGTGATCTGCGAGAATCTGACTTCGTAATATTTCGTAATATTCCGTCGGTTTGCGATAGGTGAACTGATCCGTATTCCGAGTGGTATTCCCATCGTGCGGCGTTCCGAACAATTTCCGACCAAGGTTTTGACGTCGCTCGCGCAAGTGCTGTGCATGCAGTCGCAGTCTTTCATCCAGCAACGAATGACCAAGGCAGGCCTATGCACTCCGTCACACTGAACGCCGTACGCGACCATACCGTCCACCCGCCGAACGCCAGCGTCACCCAGCCGATCAGCCGTCAGGCGTTGCATCTCGCCGTGATGGATCGCTTGCGAAAGATGATTACGGAGGGGGTGCTGCCGCCCGGCGCGCATCTGAACGAGCGCGCGTTGTGTGAGCAACTGGGGGTATCGCGCACACCGCTGCGCGAAGCGCTGAAGATGCTCGCGGTGGAGCGCCTGATCGATCTGTTGCCGAATCGTGGCGCTCGAGTGGTGACCCTGTCCGCAAGCGATATCGCCGACGCTTTCGAATTGCTCAGCGGTCTCGAGGCGCTCGCAGGCGAGTTGGCCTGCCAACGCATCACGCAGGCGGAAGTCGACGAGATTCAGGAGTTGCACTGCGCGATGGACGCCTGTTATGCGAACGGCGACCTGTCCGGTTACTTCGATTGCAATCAACGGATTCACGACCGTATCAACGCGGCGGCGCGCAATGCTGCGCTCACGCAAATGTATCAGTCGGTCAATCACCGGCTTCAGGCGTTGCGCTTTCGCTCCAATCTGCATGCGGGCAAATGGGAGCGCGCAGTCGACGAGCACGTCGAGATGCTGCGTGCACTGCACCGGCGCGATGGCGCTACGCTCGGCCGACTGTTGCGCGCGCACCTGATGGCCAAGTGTGCCGCCGTGCTCGCCCACGCGCGCGCGGCCGCGTGAGCCGCCGGGAGCGGCAGCGGCTGCGCCGTGTGGTCCACCTGTCCGTGTGCCCACGTGCCGATATGCTCATTTTCTCCATGCGTCCGTGGGGCCCGTGCGGCGTCATGCCGCCCGGCTCATGCTCACCAGTCCTTCATTGAGCATGGCCGCGACGTAAGCGTCCGTCTTGCTGCGCAAGTGTGCTTCCATCATCGGGCGCAGACGCTTGCCATCTCGCTTGCGTAACAGCGCGAGCATCTGCGCGTGTTCGTCCACGGCCTGACGCCAGCGCTCCGGCGTTGGGGTAAGCCGCTCGCGCACATGCCGCAAACGCGCATTCAAATTGTGGAAGTACTCGGCGAGCGGTCCGTTATCCGCCATGCGCAGAATGCTCAGATGAATCTGCTGATTGAGCGCGAAATAGGCAGCGTGATCGGCGCGCGCGTAGGCGGCTTCCATCTCGTCCTGTAATCGGGCAAGTGCCTCGAGATCCGCGTCCGTCGCTTTTTCGCATGCCTGTTCTCCCGACAGTCCTTCGAGCACCGCCATGACGGCGAGCAGGTTGACGACCTCATCGACGCTCACGCGC harbors:
- a CDS encoding GntR family transcriptional regulator, yielding MPPSAASLNAAAYEALKARIVRGDLRPGAPLSERALCDELAVSRTPLREALKRLANEGLVEISETRRACVARVSVDEVVNLLAVMAVLEGLSGEQACEKATDADLEALARLQDEMEAAYARADHAAYFALNQQIHLSILRMADNGPLAEYFHNLNARLRHVRERLTPTPERWRQAVDEHAQMLALLRKRDGKRLRPMMEAHLRSKTDAYVAAMLNEGLVSMSRAA
- a CDS encoding MFS transporter — protein: MALLFCSGFLYATWGVHVPTVKAMFDLNDASLSVAMFAVAGGAIVTMSRMARWVGRAGSQRASLHAGIALALTSAFLLSMPNYWGLVAWLALYGAANATYDVAVNAQAATLEARYRKPIMASLHGCFSLGGMAGALVGGAWLAHQGSPQWHVGLAALGCAVVIVIGARFMQPDMLPGEAPVANAQAGTPARKHTPAPLLDDAARRKLNRKLTGFGVLAFLGLVVEGAMYDWTAVYMREVVAAQGAWIGAGYAAFSVGMAAGRFGGDPVRARMGGARLLRVSSLLCVAGVLLALFWREPLAAVVGFALAGLGLSNVMPVMFAASGEVARSAGMASAEAIAVMARLAYLGLLVGPVLIGAIAHGVDLPVALGVGLLCIVPIAVLAPKMLAGVDGRADTPR
- a CDS encoding GntR family transcriptional regulator, whose protein sequence is MHSVTLNAVRDHTVHPPNASVTQPISRQALHLAVMDRLRKMITEGVLPPGAHLNERALCEQLGVSRTPLREALKMLAVERLIDLLPNRGARVVTLSASDIADAFELLSGLEALAGELACQRITQAEVDEIQELHCAMDACYANGDLSGYFDCNQRIHDRINAAARNAALTQMYQSVNHRLQALRFRSNLHAGKWERAVDEHVEMLRALHRRDGATLGRLLRAHLMAKCAAVLAHARAAA
- a CDS encoding 2-keto-4-pentenoate hydratase yields the protein MFETQPAVESLARLLADTRRGDTPIDSPAAALLPVDANAAYAVQLRTLDLLGETIAAWKVGAKTPTDLPNCAPIPASVVSNAGGVLALDDFFRPGLELEIAFRLARDIKPGNYDEREAMMFVDDMLATIEITDSRFAGKGLDSRFALADLQNNGALVIGSGRRYDAGYDYLTPKAAFTLDGQDITPPKVFNTGGDPRALLTWLVNHNGKRGITMRAGAIVTCGSYVGMIPASGKGELRGVIEGVGEVALTLK